The sequence TCACACAGTATAAAACCCAGCACTTTAAAACTATATGGGGGTGAGGGTAGAGAAATTCAGTCACTGCGTTTTCCAACCTTTGAGCTGAACCAGTTGGGAATTTACAAATCGCTGCCAACCTAAAtgtccgtctgtgtggagtctgcacgtgctccccgtgtctgcctgggttccctccgggtgctccggtttcgtcccacactccaaagatgtgtggaccaggtggattggccgtgttaaattgcccctcgggggattagccgggtaaatatgtggggttacggggagagggcttgggtgggattgcagtcagtgcggacttgatgggccgaatggcctccttctgcaatgtaggggttctatgatcctaAATGTACCTTCACCCAGCGATTCGCTTTTAACTTGATCTCAGGATGCAGTACTTATACCTTGCGGCCTTAAAGGCACAGGTTCCTTTTATTATGTCTGTGGACTGATATTGAGACTAATAATAGACCACAAGGTCAGTGgtagtaaactaactggaacagtttattTACACGTCCTTATCCTAGCACGGTCAACACAAGGCTGGCTAGGCAAGCTCCACCCAGTTTGGAGCTTGAGTCCCGGGTCACCTGAACcatcctcttaaaggggcatgcccccaACGTACATAACAGCTTTGTATCTACTTTCCCCCTTTAAGGAAATCCATAATCACAAGTGCTGCCTTTGTTATTACCTAGTGCACTGTGAGGTGATACTCATTAATATGAGACAACATTCTGACTAATCAGAAGCAGATCTTGTTTAATGTTATTGGAATCCATAGTCTATGAGGCTACCGCTTTAAATCGGTTGCTGTTGACGTGTTGCGTGAGAGTCCACACCGGGTATTAAAGATATTCCCATGTGTCTCAGCCACCTGCTGAGAACACTGATGGGAGTCATCATTGAAATGTTGTAATCGAGTGGAATCTGCTGTGTTTCCCTTTTCACTTACTTGGAATAAAAGGCATTGCTAATATCCTGCTGCTTTCCCCCCCCAAGAGACTGTATCATTTTTACAGCTGACAGGGTGTTCTGGCTGACCCCGGGGCTTTGCCACACTGCCAGATATTCCACTGCAAAGGACAAACTTGTACTGGAGTCAGTGAGATTGTGAAACACtaagcagaaagttctggaaaagcTCGGCAGGCCACACAACATCTGCGGAAGGAGGAACTGAATGTTAACACTTACCAGTCCTCATTAGGAAAAAAAAAGTGGAACTTTCAAATCCACTGTTGAAACGAGGGTTTTCTGTAACAAGCTGGAAATTCCTAGTGTAGTTTATGCTCTGGTTCCTcgctgggatcctgctgtgcacaagGGAACGGCACAGTTAAAGtaaagttattagtcacaagtaggcttacattcacactgcaatgaaaatcccctagtcgccacactccggcacctgttcgggtacactgagggagaatttagcatggagaattcacctaatctgcacgtatttggagtgtgggaggaaaccggaggaaacccacgcagacacagggagaatgtgcaagctccacacagacaaggacccaagctgggaatcgaacccaggtccctggcgctgtgaggtagcagtgctacccactgtgccactgtgctgccccaggcaGTTCACCAGGCAGCAGAGAGCACAACTGAAAGAGTTCCAGTTTCCTTGAGCTGCTTCAGGGGTCTGATTCTGAAAGCTGTCATTGTAAAGGGAGACTtgctcctttcacaacctcagcaccCCATAAAGAGCTGGACACCCAGTGGGGCGCTTTACAAGGGATAGGCAATGAccaatttgtgcagagcaagctcccaTTAACAGTAACTTGACAATGTGATCAGATACGATAAATATTCGTCAGGGCACCGGATGACACCCccattctgacaaagggtcatccagactcgaaacattggctctattctctccccacagatgctgtcagacctgctgagattttccagcattttctgttttggtttcagattccagcatccgcagtattttgcttttatcttgtaaCTCCCCCATTCTTTCTTAATTTAACGGGATGGGATCTTGGAGGCAATCTAGAGAAGGTTCAGTAGGTTGATCCTAGGTATGGAAGAATTTTCTTATGAGCAGATGTTGAATAGGTTGGGTCTGcattaattggagtttagaagaatgagaggtgaccttattgagacatgtgggggtttgacagggtagaagctgagaggctgtttccccttgtgggagaatctaggaccagagggcataatctcagagtaaggggccccccatttaagacagagataaggaggaatatcttctctcagagggtagtgaatctgtggaattctttactgcagagagctgttgaggctgggttgttaagtatgtccaaggctgccatcaacagatttgtaatcagcaagggaatcaagggttatggggataaggcgggaaagtggagttgaggattattgcATCAGACCAGTCATGAactgattgaatagtggagcagatttgatgggccgaatagcctccttctgctcctactcttatccacctgagagagcagaccgGCTCAACGATGATCATATCATCCAAAAGTCAGCACCTCTAACAGTGTCACACTCCCTCAATAAAACACCGGAGGGTCAGACGATTTTTGTTCTCAAGTCATGGACTCCATTGGCCTGAAATCCTTCCTTCAAATATCGTGTTGAATTTATCGGTCTTAGTTATTGCCTGTGAAATATTTTATACAGACACTTCGACCAGTTTATTACATTTATCTCAAGTGCCTTTACTTTATGAGACAGAAAGGACTGGCTCAATACTAAAACACTCACagattaaagaaacaattcttatACAATGGATTAAATTAACTTTAGGAAACAATTTGTACACAATAGTTAGTTAggtctcatttagaatattgtgtacaattctggtcgccaccctaccagaaggatgtggatgctttggagagggtacagaagaggcttaccagggtgttgcctggtctggagggtattaactatgaggagaggttggataaacttggtttgttctcactggaacaacagaggttgaggggtgatctgataaaggtttacaagattatgagtggcacggacagagtggatagtcagatgctctttcctggggtagaaaagtcaagtactgggggacataggtttaagctgcttggggaaaagtttagaggagatgtgtgaggtaagtttttttacacagagggtggtgaatgtctgggacgcgctgcccggggaggtggtgggagcaggtaccatagcgtcatttaaggggcaactcgacaaatacatgaataggatgggaatggaaggatacggactctgtaagtgcatacggttttagtttaggcaggtatcatgatcggcgcaggcttggagggccgaagggcctgtccctgtactgtactgttctttgttcttaatagatTAAGTTAACTTTCCCAAAACTAGGCTAATTGCCTGAGAAATAGTTATTACCCGGTCTGGTGAAATCAATCGGGCTGCtggattcaattcactgagctcacGGTGACAGGTGAACTCAGGACTGTCTTAGCACGAGGGTGGATCTTGCACACATGCCAACTTACGTCATCCCAGGTCACAGTCGGTTTGGTGGAGTCTTCGCTAGAATTTGTCTTGAAAATGGCTGTTTGTATTCTTCACCTTCCTTCTTTGAATGTTcgcacgtccaaagatgtgcaggttaggtggattggccatgctaaattgactcgactgtcagggagattagcaacttaaatatatagggttatggggatagggcctgggtgggattgtggtcagtgcagacttgatgggccgaatggcctccttctgcactgtagggattctatgattctatggttgttGGCCAATGGGGTGAGGGATAGGGGGTCACGACACCCAATGAGGTTAGGCCAGGTCACCTTAGTTGTATATATCTCTTTAATAGCAGGGAGTCCGGATAAAACTAGGGAATACACAATCATAATGTCTTCTGGCTGAGTACCTCCTGATGGGTTCTGGGATTCCATTGTAAAGCTTGAGCCTCTCTATTCAATATTCAAAAGGCCTGAGTTCTGGTTTCAGGTCATGATAACTTCCCTATTAAGGTGAAGCACGCCTgtttaatacatgagacaattcTGCTTTGTGACTCTGTTGGCTTTTTAACTGTGATAACCTCATGAACGCAGCTTTTTAAAGCTGTATTAATTTAAAATGTCCAGTTTTATGTTAGGCCTAATACCTCAGGCTTTGTCCATTTGACCACACAGTGGTGCATATCCCATGAGAAGAGGGTAGTTTCAAACTGAAGGAGCAGCAAGAGTTAGACACTTGGTAAATACTGTCTCCTGTTGCTGACTCTGAAAGCATTCCTGCGGGTATCAACAAAAGGCCCGGCCACCTacaacaacctcacccacactcccactggTCACCCAGCACCCCAGCCTACCTTCCCACACTAACCACAAAGTAAACAAACTGCTCCTTATCTGATTGAGTCTTCCAAACAGATTCTTCCCCACCTCCaatgttcataagatataggagcagaattaaaccattcggcccatcgaatctgctccgccattcgatcatgactgatatgctcctcatccccattttcctgccttttccccataacccttcaaccccattaccaattaaaaatctgtctaactccttcttaaatttactcactgtcccagcatccaccgcacttgtgtgtggcgactaggggattttcatagtaattttaaaaaaaactgaaaatgtttgAAAAAGAGAAAGACCCCAATAATTATTCTCTGGAAGTAGAGACTCCAAGTCAATGCTGATAGGGATAACCATATTGATAACAGGTGGCCTGGATCAGCAATAGACAGGACACTAGATCTGGCTAAGACTTGGAATGTAGAGCTTCTCTTTCTCGGAGATATTTAACAATTCTCTGTGCGGTccctgaatattctgttttattttaGGGTTTCCCCCTTCTGCAGAGGACTTAAATCCTGGCAGAATTCCAGTATGGCAGTTCTTGCACACTCCACACCAAGGCATCAATTTTGTTTTCCTGTGCATATGTGCAGTTGTGACTGTGTGCATAATGAATGTGCATTCTTACTTTCAAGGATAAACATCTTCCATTGTCACTTCACATCGGAGACATCCTGTGCAAGAGTTGGAAGGTCAAAGGAGGCAACAATAGCCCCAGGCTGGGATTGGTTTATTATCAGCGTAGAGTTGAGATGCAAGCACGCAGTGTaggatatgggtggcacagtggttagcactgctgcctcacagggacccgggttcaattcccggcttgggtgtctgtctttgtggagtttgcacattctccccgtgcctatgtgggtttcctccggttgctccggtttcctcccacagtctgaacgatgtgctggttaggtgcattggccatgctaaattctccctcagactttcacagtaacttcattgcagtgttaatgtaagcctacttgtgactaataaataaactttaaaaactttacttttttgtatccgaacaggcacccaagtgtggcaactaggggattttcacagtaacttcattgcagtgttaatgtaagcctacttgtgactaataaatgaactttaaaaactatGGATCCAGTGCAGTAAGACAAATTAGACATTGGACAATATTTtatacaaaaaaaaacacttttattTTTTGAAGTTATATACTGTTGATAAAGCTCTTCCTACATTGCAATTCTCATTGAAGAAAACAAGTAAGCAGTTCCGCAGATAAATTTGATTTCCTTTTACAGTGTTCTGGCACTGCCTGGATTATTTGTGCTCAGCTTTTGCAGACAGTCAAGCAATAGACCATTCAATACATCATCTTAGAACATTGTGCTCAGGAAAAAAGACAGAAAGTTTTGTTAAGTCCCAAACTGGTCTGAATGATCTACAGCTGCCCAGGGAGATACAGTTCGAAAGTTCCTCGCAGgttaaagaggaggaggaggtgcaCGTTATAATGTGGCGAGGCCACATAAACTGAGCTGGcacaagggagagagtgcagactgggAAGCTTCCTCTGTTAAATGTACACCACTGAAAATATTTCAGCGCTCAATGGGTAAGCCAAATGCAAATAACCTCTCTTTCATTGCAACGGGCCCACAAGTAAGAACCCATCTCTCACGCGTCCCTGTTGTTCTGGAACAAGGGTTCAATTCTCTCGAAAGAGTCACAGATTGTAATGTAGCAGCGCCGTTTTATATTTCGCTGACTTTCCCGAGATCTTGCATCGTTACCATTTTAAAAAACAGACAAGCCCCATCTCTGctggttttaaaaagaaaatcacccTTCAAGGTAGGCCTCATCCACAAAGGTAGTACAACACGACGCGACAATGACGCAGCAAGTGCAAATAGGGATCGTCACATTTACAGTTCACTCCTTGTCCACTGTGAACCTCAGTCATCGTCTTGCCAAGTTCATAGCAGCAGCTGAcagatgggaggaggaggaggaggaaggggagattCTGAGGCAATGTTTGGAGGTTTTGTACACGGCTGTCCTCGAAATCAAGCAGAACCCTCCTTCCTAAAGTCTAACATCTTGTCCACTCCAGTCTCAGAAATCTCAATATCTGCCCACTGAAAGGACTGCGGTAAAAACATTAAGAGGTAAAATAATTAAATTGGAATTAAATTTTAGAAATACGTctatgtttaaaaataaatacaaataaATCAATTCCACTATTAAAGCTGTATAAAGCCCGGCAACTCTTAATGGATTTACAGTATTCGGAATCACTGGTTTATCGGAGGGTCTTGTGAGAAACGGAATAACTGATATTCAATCCACTTATGACGGATTTAGCAGTGTCTACATGTTAATATTTTCCATTATCATCTTCTGGGAGCTCCTTTTATTTTTGTACAGGAGCAGTGGCGGATTAGTCCCTCAAGTGGTGTTTAAATGCCCCAGAAAGGAGTGAGGTTCCTGGTTTCCTTTTCGTAAACGTCAGGGATGACCCCAATGGGCGACTGCACCATTTTTACACTGTTCTTGCCGAACAGCTTGCGTTCGTACTCTATCAGCTGCCTCCAGAAGCCTACGTTGGGTCGAATGATGGGGCGGCGAGACTTGACCCAGTTGTGCGCCTCGAGGAGGGAGATCTTGTGGAACTTCATCAGGTAGGCGATGCAGAGGGAGGCTGACCTGCTCACGCCGGCGACGCAGTGCACCAGGGCCGAGCCGTGCTTTTTGCTGACGCTGTGGATTTTGTCGGCGATGCTGTCgaaatagagggagatgggggcgTGCGGCAGGTCAGCGACAGGCACTTTGACATACTCCACCTCGGGCCAGTTGGCGTTGGGGATCTCCATGGTGGCATTAATGATGCAGGTGATGCCCTTCGACAGGACCAGGTTGCGGTTACTGGCGGCGTTGCCACTGCTGAGGTAGAGGCACGGGGTTATTTGAGCGATCCCGCCCAGGACCCCACCCGTCACCAGCCGGGGTTTGGAAGAGGGGCCGGGTGGGGTCCGGTGGAAGAAGCTTTGGCTCCGGGAACTCATTGGAAAGGTTGCCTTGACTGGGTGGCTGCTAAAGGAATATTAAAGGCTGGGTCCAAACTTCTCCGCTGGAATTAAGCTCTCAGCCACACGGCTGGCCTTCCACTCATGTTAGTGATCCTGAAAAACAGCGTATCAGAATGTTATTGCATTAACCATTTGTGTAGCCAACATCCccaatgaagagagagagaaaaagccaTTCATCAATGTAATATCTTCCTTTAAAAATCAAATAGCAGAACAATAAAATATATTTCAAGACGgtttgggatggcacggtggcacagtgcttagcactgctgcctcacagcaccagggacccaggtttatttcccggcttgggtcactgtgtggagtttacacattctccccgtgtctgcgtgggtttcctccaggtgctccagtttcctcccacagtccaaaaatgtacgggttaggtggattggccatgctaaattgccccttaatgtcaggggaattagctagggtaaatgcatggggttgtagggatagggcctgggtgggattgtcgatgggccgaatgacctccttctgcactgtaggattctaagatttgCTTCCTCTAATTACATTAGTTGTCAGATTAGGTTCAAGATTCCTTCCGGAAAACGCTTTTCCTTCCTCCCGCcaagtaaggagcaggagattccgaggggatttgaggagaaaccttttcactcagacgggggtgggagtctggaactcattgcctgaaagggcggtagaGGCAGGAGCCCCCACAAGAAGCGtctagataagcacttgaaataccATAGCGTACAAGGCTgtgaaccaagtgctggaaaatgggattaggataggtgcttgattgacggcgcagacacaatgggctgaagggcctctcgctgtgctgtaaaactctatggctcTCCCCAACTCTCAAAGCAATTCTAATGAAAGAGCAAGCAGTAGAAATGCCAAGGCTTTAGGAAAGGCTGAATCTGATCCAAAAAAAAACTGGATTTCCTTTTCATTCAAGGGTAAAAACTAGGCCGCCTTACGAACAATGACTTTGGTCACACTCATCCTAGATCTGTCAAAAAACATTGAATCTCCTTTTATTGACAGTTGAGCAGACAGAGGAACGAACTGAACCGACGTTATTGCTTAATATGGAGTAGGTCAGAGTAATGGGGATAGGTGGGGGAAAGGCACCCCATCCTTTAGCTATTGGGGTCAAGTAGAAAGGGGGGGAGGAACATCAGCACGGTGTAAACCTCTGTGTCATTCCTCTCAGATAGGacggggaggaggaagggtgcaCTGAAGGGCGGACAAGACAAGTACTGGGGCCtcactacctccccccccccccccccccccaccacctcacagACCGAAACGGTGTCAATGATCAAGACGTTTACTTCCCTCCAATGTCGATGATCTTTGTCCCTCTCTGAGGTTTAGGGATCCACCGATTGCCAGCTCTCAGATGTAACAGTTCAGCAATTCCCAGGATAGGCCGGGATCGATTCCAGCCACGTCCCCTTGACCTGCCCTCTTCCCCAC comes from Mustelus asterias chromosome 12, sMusAst1.hap1.1, whole genome shotgun sequence and encodes:
- the dusp14 gene encoding dual specificity protein phosphatase 14; this translates as MSSRSQSFFHRTPPGPSSKPRLVTGGVLGGIAQITPCLYLSSGNAASNRNLVLSKGITCIINATMEIPNANWPEVEYVKVPVADLPHAPISLYFDSIADKIHSVSKKHGSALVHCVAGVSRSASLCIAYLMKFHKISLLEAHNWVKSRRPIIRPNVGFWRQLIEYERKLFGKNSVKMVQSPIGVIPDVYEKETRNLTPFWGI